A part of Burkholderiales bacterium genomic DNA contains:
- a CDS encoding pyridoxal phosphate-dependent aminotransferase — protein MELARRVQAIKPSPTLAVTALAASLKASGRDIIGLGAGEPDFDTPEHIKAAAIEAIHRGFTKYTAVDGTPSLKQAIINKFRRDNGLEYGPRQILVSCGGKQSFYNLVQALINPGDEVVIPAPYWVSYPDIVLLADGKPVFVEAGIEQGFKITPAQLEAALTPRTRLVVINSPSNPSGAVYGLDELKALGEVLKAHPRVIIATDDMYEHIRLTDAPFVNILNACPELYDRTLVLNGVSKAYAMTGWRIGYAAGPEPVITAMTNVQSQSTSNPTSISQVAAEAALNGDQACIRPMVEAFRERHRFVVEALNRMPGVKCLPSGGAFYAFPDFRQAIRNLHDRGVIAEPTDIALSSYLLEKAGVAVVPGSAFGLEGYLRLSFATSLQNLEQALTRIGRALAH, from the coding sequence GTGGAACTCGCAAGACGTGTACAGGCGATCAAGCCCTCCCCCACCCTCGCCGTGACGGCGCTCGCGGCGAGCCTCAAAGCCAGCGGCCGCGACATCATCGGTCTGGGTGCCGGTGAACCCGACTTCGACACGCCGGAACACATCAAGGCCGCCGCCATCGAGGCCATCCACAGGGGTTTCACCAAATACACCGCGGTGGACGGCACGCCCTCGCTCAAACAAGCCATCATCAATAAATTCCGCCGGGATAACGGCCTGGAATACGGCCCCCGGCAGATTCTCGTTTCATGTGGTGGCAAGCAGAGCTTTTACAACCTGGTGCAGGCGCTCATCAATCCGGGCGACGAGGTGGTGATTCCTGCGCCCTATTGGGTGTCCTATCCGGACATCGTGCTCCTCGCCGACGGCAAGCCCGTGTTCGTCGAGGCGGGCATCGAACAGGGGTTCAAGATCACCCCCGCCCAACTGGAGGCGGCACTCACCCCCCGCACGAGACTCGTGGTGATCAACAGTCCCAGCAACCCCAGCGGCGCTGTGTACGGGCTCGATGAACTGAAGGCTTTGGGGGAAGTGCTGAAGGCGCACCCGCGCGTGATCATCGCCACCGATGACATGTACGAGCACATCCGCCTCACCGATGCGCCCTTCGTCAACATCCTCAACGCCTGCCCCGAGCTTTACGACCGCACCCTGGTGCTCAACGGCGTGTCCAAGGCCTATGCCATGACCGGCTGGCGCATCGGTTATGCGGCAGGACCGGAACCCGTCATCACCGCGATGACCAACGTCCAGTCCCAGAGCACTTCCAACCCCACCTCCATCTCCCAGGTGGCGGCGGAAGCGGCGCTAAATGGCGACCAGGCCTGCATCCGACCCATGGTCGAGGCCTTCCGCGAGCGCCACCGCTTCGTGGTGGAGGCCCTCAATCGGATGCCCGGTGTGAAATGCCTGCCTTCCGGCGGCGCCTTCTATGCCTTCCCCGATTTTCGCCAGGCGATCCGCAACCTGCACGACAGGGGGGTCATTGCCGAACCCACCGACATCGCCCTCAGCAGCTATCTGTTGGAAAAGGCCGGGGTGGCGGTGGTGCCGGGTTCGGCCTTCGGTCTCGAGGGCTACCTCCGTCTTTCCTTCGCCACCTCGCTACAAAACCTCGAGCAGGCGTTGACACGCATCGGCAGGGCGCTCGCCCACTGA
- a CDS encoding Rne/Rng family ribonuclease: MKRMLFNATQAEELRVAIVDGQKLIDLDIESSAKEQRKSNIYKGVITRIEPSLEACFVDYGAERHGFLPFKEIARSYFREGATVGRASIQDAVKEGQELIVQVEKDERGSKGAALTTFISLAGRYLVLMPNNPRGGGVSRRIEGEERDELRETMSKLDVPPGMSIIARTAGIGRTVEELQWDLNYLLQLWRAIEAAAASQSGPFLIYQEGSLVIRAIRDLFQPDIGEILIDTEDIYEQARQFMSHVMPQNVNKIKLYRDDVPLFSRFQIEHQIESAYARSVTLPSGGSIVIDHTEALTAIDVNSARATKGADIEETAFRTNLEAADEIARQLRLRDLGGLIVIDFIDMESQRNQREVEKRLADALHLDRARVQMGKISRFGLLELSRQRLQPSLGETSHVVCPRCNGTGHIRGAESTALHILRLIQEEAMKEHTAAVHAQIPVDVATYLLNEKRADIWKIEARFKVSVVLIPNVHLQTPHFTVQRLKADEVAAIDRRSYELVEAPAEVTEPEVPEPPKPRQVAAVRDITPAQPAPVVAEKAPEKEEKKEAWLSKVAGWFAGLFGGEKKEAEAPAVPRRTPARGERGERRGRGRGRDRHRSDRGEARAVVSAEGRSEAPPQARPEQAPPRSSPPTEAQERMTERVGERGGRRGRRGRGRGERREGAAAAPAETKAPEATAVETATGSPPAPAEGERGNGRRERGRERQREAPRAPVIECIIEDAAESRAAKGAAATPGEAPAPVPVSAQSELPFALPEAAPAPVKVTETPPAPRLEPVDLEAAGLVMIETRPEAVAAVKAQLVEEPPKPRGPRPKPAWAQPPAPVSNEPLTQVETRRDA, encoded by the coding sequence ATGAAACGCATGTTGTTCAACGCCACGCAGGCCGAGGAACTGCGTGTGGCCATCGTCGACGGTCAGAAGCTCATTGATCTCGACATCGAATCCTCAGCCAAGGAACAGCGCAAGTCCAACATCTACAAAGGGGTCATCACCCGCATCGAACCCAGTCTCGAAGCCTGCTTCGTGGATTATGGGGCGGAGCGGCATGGCTTCCTGCCCTTCAAGGAAATCGCCCGCAGCTATTTCCGCGAAGGGGCAACGGTGGGCCGGGCCAGCATCCAGGACGCGGTCAAGGAAGGCCAGGAACTCATCGTCCAGGTGGAAAAGGACGAGCGCGGCAGCAAGGGGGCGGCCCTCACCACCTTCATCAGTCTGGCCGGCCGCTATCTCGTGCTCATGCCCAACAACCCGCGCGGTGGCGGGGTCTCCCGCCGCATCGAGGGGGAGGAAAGGGACGAGCTGCGCGAGACCATGTCCAAGCTGGACGTGCCGCCGGGCATGAGCATCATCGCCCGCACGGCGGGCATCGGCCGCACGGTCGAGGAACTGCAGTGGGACCTCAACTATCTCCTGCAACTTTGGCGCGCCATCGAGGCGGCAGCGGCCAGCCAGTCCGGCCCCTTCCTCATCTACCAGGAAGGCAGCCTGGTCATTCGCGCCATCCGCGACCTTTTCCAACCGGACATCGGCGAAATCCTCATCGATACCGAGGACATCTACGAGCAGGCGCGACAGTTCATGAGTCACGTCATGCCGCAGAATGTCAACAAGATCAAGCTCTATCGGGATGACGTTCCCCTTTTCTCCCGCTTCCAGATCGAGCACCAGATCGAATCCGCCTATGCGCGTTCGGTCACCCTGCCCTCCGGCGGTTCCATCGTCATCGATCACACCGAGGCCCTCACCGCCATCGATGTGAACTCCGCCCGCGCCACCAAGGGCGCGGACATCGAGGAGACGGCCTTCCGCACCAATCTGGAGGCCGCCGACGAGATCGCCCGTCAGTTGCGGCTGCGTGACCTGGGGGGCCTCATCGTCATCGACTTCATCGACATGGAGAGCCAGCGCAACCAGCGGGAAGTGGAAAAACGCCTGGCCGATGCCCTCCATCTCGACCGGGCGCGGGTGCAGATGGGCAAGATTTCCCGCTTTGGCCTCCTGGAACTGTCGCGCCAGCGCCTGCAGCCCTCCCTCGGTGAAACCAGCCATGTGGTCTGTCCCCGCTGCAACGGCACCGGGCATATCCGCGGCGCCGAATCCACCGCCCTGCACATCCTGCGCCTGATCCAGGAAGAGGCCATGAAGGAACACACGGCAGCGGTGCATGCCCAGATTCCGGTGGACGTGGCCACCTATCTCCTCAACGAAAAGCGCGCCGACATCTGGAAGATCGAGGCCCGCTTCAAGGTGAGCGTGGTGCTCATCCCCAACGTGCACCTGCAGACGCCCCATTTCACCGTGCAGCGGCTGAAGGCCGACGAGGTGGCCGCCATCGACCGTCGCAGTTACGAGCTGGTGGAGGCGCCGGCGGAAGTCACCGAGCCGGAAGTGCCGGAGCCGCCCAAGCCGCGGCAGGTGGCCGCAGTGCGCGACATCACCCCGGCCCAGCCGGCGCCGGTGGTGGCGGAGAAGGCCCCGGAAAAGGAAGAGAAGAAGGAAGCCTGGCTGTCCAAGGTGGCGGGCTGGTTTGCCGGCCTCTTCGGTGGCGAGAAAAAAGAGGCGGAAGCCCCGGCGGTACCGCGCCGCACCCCTGCCCGTGGGGAACGGGGCGAGCGTCGGGGACGGGGTCGGGGTCGTGACCGTCACCGCAGCGATCGGGGAGAGGCTCGTGCGGTGGTTTCGGCCGAGGGCCGCAGCGAAGCGCCACCCCAGGCACGCCCGGAGCAGGCGCCCCCCCGCTCCTCCCCGCCGACCGAAGCCCAGGAGCGCATGACGGAACGCGTGGGGGAGCGTGGCGGCCGGCGTGGGCGTCGGGGCCGGGGCCGCGGTGAGCGCCGCGAAGGGGCCGCGGCGGCCCCTGCCGAGACAAAAGCGCCAGAGGCGACAGCCGTTGAAACCGCGACGGGAAGCCCCCCTGCTCCTGCAGAAGGGGAGCGGGGCAATGGCCGGCGGGAGCGCGGCCGCGAACGGCAACGGGAGGCGCCGCGCGCGCCCGTGATCGAGTGCATCATCGAGGATGCCGCCGAAAGCCGCGCCGCGAAGGGCGCTGCCGCCACCCCCGGGGAAGCCCCGGCGCCGGTGCCGGTGAGCGCGCAAAGCGAACTGCCCTTCGCGCTCCCAGAGGCGGCGCCGGCACCGGTGAAGGTGACGGAAACGCCGCCAGCGCCCCGCCTTGAGCCCGTGGATCTCGAGGCGGCGGGTCTGGTGATGATCGAAACCCGTCCCGAGGCCGTGGCCGCGGTGAAGGCCCAACTCGTCGAGGAACCCCCCAAACCACGCGGCCCCCGTCCCAAACCGGCCTGGGCGCAACCGCCCGCGCCGGTGAGCAATGAGCCCCTCACCCAGGTGGAAACCCGGCGCGACGCGTAG
- the uvrB gene encoding excinuclease ABC subunit UvrB: MVTFPNSPFKLNQTFPPAGDQPAAIEQLVEGVRDGLAFQTLLGVTGSGKTYTMANVIARLGRPAIVMAPNKTLAAQLYSEFREFFPENAVEYFVSYYDYYQPEAYVPARDLYIEKDSSINEHIEQMRLSATKALLERRDTVIVATVSAIYGIGDPVDYHAMILHLRQGEKLSQRDAIRRLTEMQYERNETEFRRGVYRVRGDVLDIFPAEHAELAVRLSLFDDEIESISLFDPLTGHIVQKVPRFTVYPSSHYVTPRATTLRAIEAIKAELAERIAWFQSQGKLVEAQRIAERTRFDLEMLNELGFCKGIENYSRHLSGRQPGEPPPTLIDYLPRDAIMFIDESHVTIPQLGGMYRGDRARKENLVEYGFRLPSALDNRPLRFDEFEKLMPQTIFVSATPAEYEARHAAQVVEQVVRPTGLVDPEVEVRPASTQVDDLLSEVKARAAANERVLVTTLTKRMAEDLTDYLADHGVRVRYLHSDIDTVERVEIIRDLRLGEFDVLVGINLLREGLDIPEVSLVAILDADKEGFLRSERSLIQTIGRAARHIHGKAILYADTITDSMRRAIDETERRRAKQIAYNKAHGITPRGVVKRIKDIIEGVYDYEEAQERLLAAEAAAGYAHLSEKELTREIKRLEKEMLEAARNLEFEKAAELRDRLKLLKEHLFGVLEHDPIDAPPARRVAGKS, from the coding sequence ATCGTCACTTTCCCCAATAGCCCGTTCAAGCTTAACCAGACATTCCCGCCGGCGGGGGATCAGCCCGCGGCCATCGAGCAACTGGTGGAGGGCGTGCGCGACGGTCTTGCCTTCCAGACCCTGCTCGGGGTGACGGGGTCAGGCAAGACCTACACCATGGCCAACGTGATCGCCCGTCTGGGGCGACCGGCCATCGTCATGGCGCCCAACAAAACCCTCGCCGCTCAGCTCTATTCCGAGTTTCGCGAGTTCTTCCCGGAAAACGCGGTGGAGTATTTCGTCTCCTACTACGACTACTACCAGCCCGAGGCCTACGTCCCGGCGCGGGATCTCTATATCGAGAAGGATTCCTCCATCAACGAGCACATCGAACAGATGCGCCTGTCGGCGACGAAGGCGCTGCTGGAGCGGCGGGACACGGTGATCGTGGCCACGGTATCGGCCATCTACGGGATCGGCGACCCGGTGGACTACCACGCCATGATCCTGCATCTGCGCCAGGGGGAGAAACTCTCCCAGCGGGATGCCATCCGCCGTCTCACCGAGATGCAGTATGAGCGCAACGAAACGGAATTCCGCCGCGGCGTCTATCGGGTGCGGGGTGATGTGCTGGACATCTTCCCCGCCGAGCATGCGGAACTGGCAGTGCGGCTGTCCCTGTTCGATGACGAGATCGAGAGCATTTCGCTGTTCGATCCCCTGACCGGCCACATCGTGCAGAAGGTGCCGCGCTTCACCGTCTATCCTTCCAGCCACTACGTGACGCCCCGCGCCACCACCCTACGCGCCATCGAAGCCATCAAGGCAGAGCTTGCCGAACGCATCGCCTGGTTTCAGAGCCAGGGCAAACTCGTGGAGGCCCAGCGCATCGCCGAACGGACCCGTTTCGATCTGGAAATGCTGAACGAGCTGGGTTTCTGCAAGGGCATCGAGAACTACTCGCGCCATCTCTCCGGCCGCCAGCCGGGTGAGCCGCCGCCCACGCTCATCGATTATCTGCCGCGGGATGCCATCATGTTCATCGACGAGTCCCACGTGACCATTCCCCAGCTCGGCGGCATGTACCGGGGTGACCGCGCGCGCAAGGAGAACCTGGTGGAGTACGGCTTCCGCCTGCCCTCCGCCCTCGACAACCGGCCCCTGCGCTTCGATGAGTTCGAAAAACTCATGCCGCAAACCATCTTCGTCTCCGCCACGCCGGCCGAATACGAGGCAAGGCATGCCGCGCAGGTGGTGGAGCAGGTGGTGCGCCCCACCGGACTGGTGGATCCGGAGGTGGAGGTGCGACCCGCCTCCACCCAGGTGGACGATCTGCTGTCGGAGGTGAAGGCCAGGGCCGCGGCCAACGAGCGCGTGTTGGTCACCACCCTCACCAAGCGCATGGCCGAGGACCTCACAGATTACCTCGCCGACCACGGCGTGCGCGTCCGTTATCTGCACTCGGACATCGACACCGTGGAAAGGGTGGAGATCATCCGCGACCTGCGACTGGGCGAGTTCGACGTGCTGGTGGGCATCAATCTGCTGCGCGAGGGGCTGGACATCCCGGAAGTCTCCCTGGTTGCCATTCTGGATGCGGACAAGGAAGGCTTTCTGCGCTCGGAGCGCTCCCTCATCCAGACCATTGGCCGCGCCGCGCGTCACATCCACGGCAAGGCCATCCTCTACGCCGACACCATCACCGACTCCATGCGTCGGGCGATCGATGAAACCGAACGGCGGCGGGCCAAACAGATCGCCTACAACAAGGCCCACGGCATTACCCCGCGCGGCGTGGTGAAGCGGATCAAGGACATCATCGAGGGGGTGTACGACTACGAGGAGGCGCAGGAAAGGCTCCTTGCCGCCGAAGCCGCCGCCGGCTACGCCCATCTCAGCGAGAAAGAGCTCACCCGCGAAATCAAACGCCTGGAAAAGGAAATGCTGGAGGCGGCGCGCAATCTGGAATTCGAGAAGGCGGCGGAGCTGCGGGACCGCCTCAAGCTGCTCAAGGAACATCTGTTCGGCGTGTTGGAGCACGACCCCATCGATGCGCCCCCCGCCCGCCGTGTTGCCGGGAAATCCTGA
- a CDS encoding L,D-transpeptidase: MRIRVHLPTQTLELLDDAGRVVAHYEVSTAANGPGEERGSFCTPRGRHIIRAKIGAGAPENTVFVRRRPTGEIYTPELAARHPGRDWILTRILWLSGCEPGFNRLGEVDTMRRYIYIHGSPDEVPMGVPGSRGCIRMRNRDIIELFDRVAVGTPVDILA, from the coding sequence ATGAGGATTAGGGTTCACCTGCCGACCCAGACCCTGGAACTCCTCGACGATGCCGGACGGGTGGTGGCCCATTATGAGGTCTCCACCGCGGCCAATGGCCCGGGGGAGGAGCGGGGTAGTTTCTGTACACCGCGGGGCCGGCACATCATCCGTGCCAAGATCGGCGCCGGGGCGCCGGAAAACACCGTCTTCGTCCGCCGCCGCCCCACCGGCGAAATCTACACGCCGGAACTTGCGGCGCGCCATCCCGGCCGCGATTGGATTTTGACCCGCATCCTCTGGCTGTCCGGTTGTGAACCCGGGTTCAACCGCTTGGGCGAGGTGGACACCATGCGCCGCTACATCTACATCCACGGTAGCCCGGACGAGGTGCCCATGGGGGTACCCGGCTCCCGTGGCTGCATCCGCATGCGGAACCGCGACATCATCGAGCTCTTCGATCGGGTGGCCGTGGGCACGCCGGTGGACATTCTCGCCTGA
- a CDS encoding AsmA-like C-terminal region-containing protein yields the protein MRAIKVLAVVLLALLLIAFALPLVLPLKSYIPTLEKLAGEGLGEPVTIGALKVRLLPVPVAAVEDIRIGTAQEVHIGSVRVYPDPWTLTAPVKVLRRVEVDGVVVDRALLSRLSRFARQKATPPQVALRRLEISNARLVMGDWQWGPLRLAADFDARGPNRVEAGQADQSLTIVLTPQGEHYDLTLAGHNWTLPAKPALRFDDLRGTGRLEGDRLELALDGRLYGGDLRLNGNVAWQEGVRIKGEAKVAEVEIGPLVRLVSPSTGLSGLIYGSGRFALASADAGHLADSLRASFRFEVKRGVLSGFDLAGAVRALAGQGTRGGQTSFNEFTGLLNITGRHIALRELRIASGLLQANGELDILPSRKLSGRAKVEMKGTASLVSVPLEVGGTLDDPVLFPNRAALAGAAVGTGLLGPGLGTTVGAKAGEALDKLLR from the coding sequence ATGAGAGCCATCAAAGTCCTTGCCGTCGTCCTCCTGGCATTGCTCCTGATTGCCTTCGCGTTGCCCCTTGTCCTTCCGCTGAAGAGCTATATCCCCACCCTGGAAAAACTCGCCGGCGAAGGACTGGGCGAGCCGGTGACGATCGGCGCGCTGAAGGTGCGGCTGCTGCCGGTGCCGGTGGCGGCGGTGGAGGATATCCGCATCGGCACTGCCCAGGAGGTTCATATTGGCAGCGTGCGCGTCTATCCCGATCCGTGGACGCTTACGGCACCGGTGAAGGTGTTGCGGCGGGTGGAAGTGGACGGGGTGGTGGTGGACCGCGCGCTCCTAAGCCGGTTAAGCCGCTTTGCCCGGCAAAAGGCAACGCCACCGCAGGTTGCCTTGCGCCGGCTGGAGATCAGCAATGCCAGACTCGTGATGGGTGACTGGCAATGGGGCCCTTTGCGCCTTGCTGCGGACTTCGATGCGAGAGGTCCCAACCGTGTGGAGGCGGGGCAGGCCGACCAAAGCCTGACCATCGTGCTCACCCCACAAGGGGAGCACTACGACCTGACGCTTGCCGGACACAACTGGACTCTGCCGGCAAAACCCGCCCTGCGTTTCGACGATCTGCGCGGCACAGGGCGACTTGAGGGTGACAGGCTCGAACTTGCGCTAGATGGCAGACTCTACGGCGGGGATCTCCGTTTGAACGGCAATGTGGCCTGGCAGGAGGGCGTGCGGATAAAGGGGGAGGCGAAGGTGGCGGAGGTGGAAATCGGCCCCCTTGTGCGCCTGGTGAGTCCCTCGACGGGGCTAAGCGGGCTAATCTATGGCAGCGGCCGCTTCGCGCTGGCTTCAGCCGATGCCGGGCACCTTGCCGACAGCCTGCGCGCCAGCTTCCGCTTCGAGGTGAAGCGCGGCGTGCTCTCCGGCTTCGATCTAGCCGGCGCCGTGCGCGCCCTCGCTGGCCAGGGTACCCGCGGCGGTCAGACGAGCTTCAACGAGTTCACGGGCCTTCTCAACATCACCGGTCGCCACATTGCCCTGCGCGAGCTGCGCATCGCCTCTGGCCTTCTGCAGGCGAACGGGGAACTCGACATCCTGCCCAGCCGCAAGCTTTCCGGTCGCGCCAAAGTGGAGATGAAGGGAACGGCCAGTCTGGTGAGCGTACCCCTGGAAGTGGGCGGGACCCTTGATGATCCCGTGCTCTTCCCCAACCGCGCGGCCCTGGCTGGTGCGGCCGTGGGCACCGGTTTGCTGGGCCCGGGTCTTGGCACGACGGTGGGCGCCAAGGCCGGCGAGGCACTGGACAAACTCCTGCGCTAG
- a CDS encoding low molecular weight phosphotyrosine protein phosphatase, giving the protein MNGKKKVSVLFVCMGNICRSPTAEAVFRAHLEEAGLHHHVEVDSAGTHDYHIGQPPDARARAAGLRRGYRMDHLRGRQVSERDFERFDYVLAMDMDNLEHLVRLCPQTHAHKLSLFMEYARNFREREVPDPYYGGPAGFEQVLDMVEDASRGLLEHIRRRHFGPGRRGEEQ; this is encoded by the coding sequence ATGAACGGGAAAAAGAAGGTCTCCGTGCTCTTCGTCTGCATGGGCAACATCTGTCGCTCCCCAACCGCGGAGGCGGTATTCCGTGCCCATCTCGAGGAAGCCGGTTTGCATCACCATGTGGAGGTGGATTCCGCCGGCACCCATGATTACCACATTGGCCAACCCCCGGATGCCCGGGCGCGCGCTGCCGGCCTGCGGCGCGGGTATCGCATGGACCATCTGCGCGGACGCCAGGTGAGCGAGCGGGATTTCGAGCGCTTCGACTATGTGCTGGCGATGGACATGGACAACCTCGAGCATCTTGTGCGCCTGTGTCCGCAGACGCATGCCCATAAGCTTTCGCTGTTCATGGAATACGCGCGCAATTTCCGCGAGCGCGAGGTGCCCGATCCCTACTACGGCGGTCCGGCCGGCTTCGAGCAGGTGCTGGACATGGTGGAGGACGCCAGCCGCGGACTCCTCGAACACATCCGCCGGCGCCATTTCGGCCCCGGCAGACGGGGCGAAGAACAGTAA
- a CDS encoding HDOD domain-containing protein, which translates to MGLSSSAVFTPPQAIGRFKPIRLLGRGSQSEVWLAHDPHLDRQVAIKTVSFAGADRITRTESLLKEARLASRLSHPHIIPLYDAGEHAGQPYLVFEYVEGRTLAQVLREEGPLPAARAAEITLQVLDAIASAHAQGIVHRDLKPSNILLDAQGLARVMDFGIASPIAGAGAPEGGLLGTPAYMAPEYLAGGVWDVRSDLYAVGLILYEMLTGEPAIRGVDLNEILKQAAAGISRVPSAVKPGIDERLDDIVGKALAREPAARFADALQMRQALEAYLQPAPTAALAGGARQSTLEFLLRRMRLKSDFPALSEAISTINRIAASDTDSVSQLSNAILKDFGLTNKLLKLVNSVSFYNYGGGNISTVSRVVVILGFSAVRNLAMSLVLFENLQNKTQAAQLKEEFVRVLFSGMVAREMAGKAGVRDGEEAFICAMFHHLGRMLCLFYFPEEAEAIRSRMTSQKLDEDSAAIEVLGLSFEELGMGIARTWGLPETIIRAMHKLPAGRVHKAANPTERLRVLAAFANELAAVIAEGRPETRGAEIERLSQRFGDSISLNARHLAEVVTRSLKEVTQFSGAVNGNFGNSAFARDARQWLGQPNPTTPQEEATAELADTVLNVQAGDVVHPAHPEGRGPTPEESQRALLAGLQEISNSLVNEALSLNDILRMILETMYSGMGFHRVLFCVREGRENVMQGKFGFGEGVQALARSFRFPIASMPDVFHVALEKNVDILITDIDDPKIAARIPTWYRQAVSAKTFVIFPVVVKGKPVGLIYADKPRAGDIVIPEQLLGTLKALRNQAVLAIRQTL; encoded by the coding sequence ATGGGCCTGTCATCCTCCGCTGTCTTCACCCCACCCCAAGCCATCGGGCGGTTCAAGCCCATCCGCCTTCTGGGGCGCGGCAGCCAAAGCGAGGTGTGGCTTGCCCACGATCCCCATCTCGACCGCCAGGTGGCCATCAAGACCGTCTCCTTTGCCGGGGCTGACCGCATCACTCGCACCGAAAGCCTGCTCAAGGAGGCGCGCCTCGCGAGTCGCTTAAGCCACCCCCACATCATCCCCCTCTATGATGCAGGAGAGCACGCCGGCCAGCCCTATCTCGTCTTCGAATACGTGGAGGGCCGCACCCTGGCGCAGGTGCTCCGTGAGGAGGGTCCGCTGCCCGCGGCACGCGCTGCGGAAATCACCCTTCAGGTGCTAGATGCCATCGCCTCCGCCCATGCCCAGGGAATCGTCCACCGGGACCTCAAACCCTCCAACATTCTGCTGGATGCCCAGGGCCTGGCGCGGGTGATGGATTTTGGCATCGCCAGCCCCATTGCCGGTGCGGGCGCGCCGGAGGGCGGCCTCCTGGGCACGCCCGCCTACATGGCGCCCGAATACTTGGCGGGCGGCGTATGGGATGTCCGTTCCGATCTCTATGCGGTGGGCCTGATCCTCTACGAAATGCTCACCGGAGAGCCGGCCATCCGGGGTGTTGACCTCAACGAAATTCTCAAGCAGGCCGCCGCCGGGATCAGCCGTGTGCCGTCGGCGGTGAAACCCGGCATCGATGAGCGCCTCGATGACATCGTGGGCAAGGCCCTTGCCCGGGAACCGGCGGCGCGTTTTGCCGATGCGCTGCAGATGCGCCAGGCGCTGGAAGCCTATCTGCAGCCGGCCCCGACAGCGGCACTGGCCGGCGGGGCGCGGCAAAGCACTCTGGAATTCCTCCTGCGCCGCATGCGCTTGAAGAGCGATTTCCCCGCGCTTTCGGAGGCGATCTCCACCATCAACCGCATCGCCGCCTCCGACACCGACAGCGTCTCCCAGCTTTCCAATGCCATCCTGAAAGACTTCGGCCTCACCAACAAACTGCTCAAGCTGGTCAACTCGGTGTCCTTCTACAACTACGGCGGCGGCAACATCAGCACCGTTTCCCGGGTCGTGGTCATTCTGGGTTTCAGCGCGGTGCGCAATCTCGCCATGAGTCTGGTGCTCTTCGAGAACCTGCAGAACAAGACCCAGGCGGCGCAGCTCAAGGAGGAATTCGTGCGCGTGCTGTTTTCCGGCATGGTGGCGCGGGAAATGGCGGGCAAGGCCGGGGTGCGCGATGGCGAGGAAGCCTTCATCTGTGCCATGTTCCATCATCTGGGACGCATGCTCTGCCTTTTTTATTTTCCGGAGGAGGCCGAGGCCATCCGCAGCCGCATGACGAGCCAGAAGCTCGACGAGGACAGCGCCGCCATTGAGGTGCTGGGTCTTTCCTTCGAAGAACTGGGCATGGGCATTGCCAGAACTTGGGGCCTGCCGGAAACCATCATCCGCGCCATGCACAAACTGCCGGCGGGCCGCGTACACAAGGCGGCCAACCCGACGGAGCGGCTGCGGGTGCTGGCGGCTTTCGCCAACGAGCTTGCGGCCGTCATCGCCGAGGGCAGGCCGGAGACGCGGGGGGCGGAGATCGAACGACTCTCCCAACGTTTCGGCGACAGCATCAGCCTCAATGCCCGCCACCTGGCGGAAGTGGTGACGCGTTCCCTCAAGGAGGTGACGCAGTTTTCCGGAGCCGTCAATGGCAACTTCGGCAACAGTGCCTTCGCCCGGGATGCCCGCCAATGGCTGGGGCAACCCAATCCGACGACGCCGCAGGAGGAGGCCACCGCTGAACTCGCCGACACCGTGCTCAATGTTCAGGCCGGCGATGTGGTGCATCCTGCGCATCCGGAGGGCAGGGGACCGACACCGGAAGAATCCCAGCGAGCATTGCTGGCGGGCCTGCAGGAGATCAGCAATTCCCTCGTCAATGAGGCGCTCAGCCTCAACGACATCCTGCGCATGATCCTGGAGACCATGTATAGCGGCATGGGCTTTCACCGCGTGCTGTTCTGTGTGCGGGAAGGGCGGGAGAACGTGATGCAGGGCAAGTTCGGTTTCGGTGAGGGCGTACAGGCGCTCGCCCGCAGCTTCCGCTTCCCCATCGCCTCAATGCCGGACGTCTTCCACGTCGCCCTGGAGAAAAACGTGGACATCCTGATCACCGACATCGACGATCCGAAAATTGCGGCGCGCATTCCCACCTGGTACCGGCAGGCGGTAAGCGCCAAGACCTTCGTCATCTTCCCGGTGGTGGTGAAGGGGAAACCGGTGGGCCTGATCTACGCTGACAAACCCCGCGCCGGCGACATCGTGATCCCCGAACAACTGCTGGGCACCCTCAAGGCGCTGCGCAACCAAGCCGTGCTGGCCATCCGGCAGACCCTGTGA